From Campylobacter upsaliensis, the proteins below share one genomic window:
- a CDS encoding flagellin: protein MGFRINTNVAALNAKANSDLNSKSLDASLARLSSGLRINSAADDASGMAIADSLRSQAATLGQAINNGNDALGILQTADKAMDEQLKILDTIKTKATQAAQDGQSLKTRTMLQADINRLMEELDNIANTTSFNGKQLLSGGFINQEFQIGSSSNQTIKATIGATQSSKIGLTRFETGAQVITSSTAQMTIKNYNGIDDFKFQAVKISTSVGTGLGALAEEINRVADRTGVRASFNVQTVGARTVMKGTTNEKFAINGVTIGKVAYENGDKNGSLIAAINAVKDTTGVQAALDEEGKLVLTSADGRGIKISGYIGPGAGIAMNMMENYGRLSLVKNDGRDIAIEGTGFGFDNDKLVSQSSVSLRETKGQISKELAEAMGFNSVDRLGSVQVGVSALSVLAGTGMSTITTLVHSNGSGFSKWVTTKISNVGQMIDIGPGLGTLSTMGARLSALGMSGLASLQFSAVYTVAFNALSTVKGDLQIGSAQAGGLSAILSQIGVVRETNRTDNIGQVQTAGVTTLKGAMAVMDVAETAIINLDQIRADIGSVQNQISATINNITVTQVNVKAAESNIRDVDFASESANYSKANILAQSGAYAMAQANASQQNVLRLLQ from the coding sequence ATGGGATTTCGTATTAACACAAATGTTGCGGCACTTAACGCTAAAGCTAACTCCGACCTTAATAGCAAGAGCCTAGATGCTTCTTTGGCGAGACTAAGTTCTGGTCTTAGAATTAACTCAGCAGCAGATGATGCTTCAGGGATGGCGATAGCGGATTCTTTGCGTTCTCAAGCAGCCACTTTAGGGCAAGCTATTAATAATGGTAACGATGCGCTTGGCATTTTGCAAACAGCTGATAAGGCTATGGACGAGCAGCTTAAAATCTTAGATACTATCAAAACTAAGGCAACTCAAGCAGCTCAAGATGGTCAAAGTCTTAAAACAAGAACTATGCTTCAAGCAGACATCAATAGGCTTATGGAAGAGCTTGACAACATCGCTAATACAACTTCCTTTAACGGAAAGCAGCTTTTAAGTGGTGGTTTCATCAATCAAGAGTTTCAAATAGGCTCTAGCTCAAACCAAACCATCAAAGCAACTATCGGTGCGACTCAAAGCTCTAAAATCGGTCTTACGAGATTTGAAACGGGTGCGCAAGTCATCACAAGCAGCACGGCTCAAATGACCATTAAAAATTATAATGGTATTGACGATTTCAAATTTCAAGCGGTTAAAATCTCTACTTCCGTTGGAACTGGACTTGGTGCTTTAGCTGAAGAGATTAACAGAGTAGCTGATAGAACAGGTGTTCGTGCTAGTTTCAATGTCCAAACAGTAGGTGCAAGAACTGTTATGAAAGGCACAACAAATGAAAAATTCGCTATTAATGGCGTAACTATCGGCAAAGTGGCATACGAAAATGGGGACAAAAACGGCTCTTTAATCGCCGCTATCAATGCCGTTAAAGATACCACAGGCGTTCAAGCAGCTTTAGATGAAGAAGGTAAGCTAGTGCTTACTTCAGCTGATGGTCGTGGGATTAAAATCAGTGGCTATATAGGACCTGGTGCTGGCATAGCTATGAATATGATGGAAAACTATGGTCGTTTATCCTTAGTGAAAAATGATGGTAGAGATATAGCCATAGAGGGAACTGGCTTTGGCTTTGACAATGATAAACTGGTTTCTCAATCTTCTGTATCTTTAAGAGAGACTAAGGGTCAAATTTCTAAAGAATTAGCCGAAGCTATGGGCTTTAACTCTGTAGATAGGTTAGGAAGTGTCCAAGTAGGCGTTAGCGCTCTTTCAGTGCTTGCAGGAACAGGTATGAGTACTATTACTACACTTGTACATAGCAATGGTAGTGGTTTTTCTAAGTGGGTAACTACTAAAATCTCCAATGTGGGTCAAATGATAGATATAGGACCTGGACTTGGAACACTCTCTACTATGGGAGCAAGACTTTCAGCTTTGGGTATGTCAGGTTTAGCTTCTTTACAATTCTCTGCTGTTTATACAGTAGCTTTCAATGCTCTTTCGACAGTGAAAGGAGATTTACAAATAGGCTCTGCTCAAGCGGGTGGTCTTAGTGCTATTTTATCTCAAATCGGTGTTGTAAGAGAGACAAATAGAACTGATAATATCGGTCAAGTGCAAACTGCAGGTGTAACAACCCTCAAAGGTGCTATGGCGGTAATGGATGTAGCTGAAACTGCTATCATCAATCTAGACCAAATCCGTGCGGACATCGGTTCTGTGCAAAATCAAATCTCAGCGACCATTAATAACATTACCGTAACTCAGGTCAATGTTAAAGCTGCTGAATCAAATATCCGCGATGTGGATTTTGCAAGTGAAAGTGCAAACTACTCTAAAGCAAATATCCTAGCTCAAAGTGGAGCTTACGCGATGGCTCAAGCAAATGCTAGCCAGCAAAATGTTTTAAGACTACTTCAGTAG
- the luxS gene encoding S-ribosylhomocysteine lyase yields MPLLDSFKVDHTKMPAPAVRLAKMMKTPKGDDICVFDLRFCIPNKDLMSEKGTHTLEHLFAGFMRDHLNSNSVEIIDISPMGCRTGFYMSLIGTPDEITVAKAWEESMKDVLNVQDESKIPELNIYQCGTCKMHSLDEAKQIAQKVLNSSIGVMSNEELKLENV; encoded by the coding sequence ATGCCTCTACTAGATAGTTTCAAGGTCGACCATACTAAAATGCCTGCCCCTGCCGTGCGTCTTGCTAAGATGATGAAAACGCCAAAGGGTGATGATATTTGTGTTTTTGATTTGCGTTTTTGCATACCTAATAAGGACTTAATGAGTGAAAAAGGCACGCACACTTTAGAGCATTTATTTGCCGGCTTTATGAGGGACCATTTAAATTCAAATTCGGTAGAAATTATCGACATTTCACCTATGGGCTGTCGCACGGGCTTTTATATGAGCTTAATAGGAACGCCCGATGAAATCACTGTGGCAAAAGCGTGGGAAGAAAGTATGAAAGATGTTTTAAATGTGCAAGATGAAAGCAAAATCCCAGAGCTTAATATCTATCAATGCGGAACTTGCAAAATGCACTCTTTAGATGAAGCCAAGCAAATCGCTCAAAAAGTTTTAAATTCGAGCATAGGCGTGATGAGTAACGAAGAATTAAAACTTGAAAATGTTTAA
- the metE gene encoding 5-methyltetrahydropteroyltriglutamate--homocysteine S-methyltransferase produces the protein MKNAIISYPRIGANRELKFAIEKYFKKQSTQEELLACAKDLRARHWREIKEAGIDFIPSNDFSFYDTVLDTAVLFNIVASRYRALNLEPLEQYFAQSRGYQGEKGDTTALAMKKWFNTNYHYLVPECDEAELIALSGDKIFKEYLEAKEQGIETKPVLVGIFTLFKLIAFKDESTQKLAQKKLLNAYLELFEKLNDLGVQWLELDEPYLVYDLSEKDLALFDEFYKELLSHKKGLKILLQSYFGDVRDIYAKLLEYNFDGLGLDFIEGKESLNLIKQYGFSKDKILFAGIVNGKNIYANDYAKSLKLIKELQKYAQNIVLNTSCSLLHVPYSTEFETKLEKNYLKLFAFAKQKLKELKDLKEILNSSEENPLFKANQELFTNIPNRFDEKVKARLNSLKKEDFVRKPEFKKRIKIQEGVLNLPLLPTTTIGSFPQSADVRSNRLAFKQQKISAQNYTEFNQQKIKECIQIQEEIGLDVLVHGEFERNDMVEYFGENLQGFLFTQNGWVQSYGTRCVKPPVIWGDVSRTKPITLSWSKFAQSLSKKIVKGMLTGPVTILNWSFPREDISLKESTEQIALAIRDEVLDLEKEGIKIIQIDEAALREKLPLRKSDWHSEYLNWAIPAFNLVHSGVKASTQIHTHMCYSEFNDILKDIDALDADVISFEASRSNLELLDTLKAVNFKTQVGPGVYDIHSPRVPSEEEIKTTIEKILAKLPKEQIWINPDCGLKTRGYEEVVLALKNLVAATRKVRNSL, from the coding sequence ATGAAAAACGCAATCATTTCTTACCCAAGAATAGGTGCAAATAGGGAATTAAAATTTGCTATTGAGAAGTATTTTAAAAAGCAAAGCACGCAAGAGGAGCTTTTAGCCTGTGCTAAGGACTTAAGGGCTAGGCACTGGAGAGAGATTAAGGAAGCTGGGATTGACTTTATCCCTAGTAATGACTTTTCTTTTTATGATACCGTGCTAGATACTGCGGTGCTTTTTAATATTGTCGCTAGTCGTTATAGAGCTTTAAATTTAGAGCCACTAGAGCAGTATTTTGCCCAAAGTAGAGGCTATCAAGGCGAAAAGGGCGATACTACGGCTTTGGCGATGAAAAAGTGGTTTAATACAAATTACCATTACCTAGTGCCTGAATGCGATGAAGCAGAGCTTATAGCACTAAGCGGGGATAAAATTTTTAAAGAATATCTCGAAGCAAAAGAGCAAGGTATAGAAACTAAGCCTGTTTTAGTGGGAATTTTTACACTCTTTAAGCTCATAGCCTTTAAAGATGAAAGCACACAAAAACTAGCTCAAAAAAAGCTTTTAAACGCTTACCTAGAGCTTTTTGAAAAATTAAACGATTTAGGGGTGCAGTGGCTAGAGCTTGATGAGCCTTATTTGGTTTATGATTTAAGCGAGAAAGATTTAGCCTTATTTGATGAATTTTATAAAGAGCTTTTAAGTCATAAAAAAGGGCTTAAAATTTTACTGCAAAGCTATTTTGGAGATGTAAGAGACATTTATGCTAAGCTTTTAGAATATAATTTTGACGGCTTGGGGCTTGATTTTATAGAGGGAAAAGAGAGCTTAAATTTGATTAAGCAATACGGCTTTTCTAAGGATAAAATCCTTTTTGCAGGTATTGTTAATGGTAAAAATATTTACGCTAATGATTATGCTAAAAGTTTAAAGCTCATTAAAGAGCTTCAAAAATACGCGCAAAACATTGTTTTAAATACCTCTTGTTCGCTTTTGCATGTGCCTTATAGCACAGAATTTGAAACTAAGCTTGAAAAAAATTATCTCAAACTTTTTGCCTTTGCAAAACAAAAGCTTAAAGAGCTTAAAGACTTAAAAGAAATTTTAAATAGCAGTGAAGAAAATCCGCTTTTCAAAGCCAATCAAGAACTTTTTACAAATATCCCTAACCGCTTTGATGAAAAGGTTAAAGCAAGGCTTAATAGCCTAAAAAAAGAAGATTTTGTGCGTAAGCCTGAATTTAAAAAACGCATTAAAATCCAAGAAGGCGTTTTAAATCTCCCACTTTTACCGACGACGACCATAGGTTCTTTCCCGCAAAGTGCCGATGTGCGCTCCAACCGCCTCGCCTTTAAACAGCAAAAAATTTCAGCACAAAACTACACAGAATTTAATCAACAAAAAATCAAAGAATGCATACAAATCCAAGAAGAAATAGGGCTTGATGTGCTAGTGCACGGTGAATTTGAAAGAAACGATATGGTGGAGTATTTTGGTGAGAATTTGCAGGGCTTTTTATTTACACAAAATGGCTGGGTGCAAAGCTATGGAACAAGATGCGTTAAGCCGCCTGTGATTTGGGGCGATGTATCACGCACTAAGCCTATCACGCTTTCTTGGTCCAAATTTGCCCAAAGCCTTAGCAAAAAAATCGTAAAAGGTATGCTCACAGGTCCTGTAACCATACTCAACTGGTCTTTTCCAAGAGAAGACATTAGCCTAAAAGAAAGCACGGAGCAAATTGCTTTAGCTATAAGAGATGAAGTTTTAGACCTTGAAAAAGAGGGCATTAAAATCATACAAATTGACGAAGCGGCGTTAAGAGAAAAGCTTCCTTTAAGAAAAAGCGACTGGCATAGTGAGTATTTAAACTGGGCTATCCCTGCCTTTAACCTCGTTCATAGTGGCGTTAAAGCCTCGACTCAAATTCACACGCATATGTGTTATAGTGAATTTAACGACATTTTAAAGGATATTGACGCTTTGGATGCGGATGTGATTTCTTTTGAAGCGAGCCGTTCGAATTTAGAGCTTTTAGACACGCTTAAGGCGGTTAATTTTAAAACGCAAGTGGGTCCTGGCGTTTATGATATACACAGCCCTAGAGTGCCAAGCGAAGAAGAGATAAAAACGACCATAGAGAAAATTTTAGCAAAGCTTCCTAAAGAACAAATTTGGATTAATCCCGATTGCGGACTTAAGACTAGGGGCTATGAAGAAGTGGTTTTAGCGCTTAAAAATTTAGTCGCAGCGACTCGAAAAGTTAGGAATAGTTTATAA
- the metF gene encoding methylenetetrahydrofolate reductase [NAD(P)H], whose amino-acid sequence MCSFSFEVFPPRRDETIKNLDAILEDLGRLSPNFISVTFGAGGSINSKNTIEVASLIQEKYQIPSIVHLPCIHSSKEKITAILKECKQRGLNKILALRGDVCEGLEKSKDFSYANDLISFIKKQENFEIYAACYPEKHSEAKNIIEDIHHLKNKVNVGTDKLITQLFYDNEDFYAFKQNCALSGIKVPIYAGIMPITNKRQILKISQLCGAKIPTKFTKILEKYENNTLALEDAGIAYAIDQIVDLITSGVDGIHLYTMNKTKAAIRIYEAVKHLPKEENEAKNVL is encoded by the coding sequence ATGTGTAGCTTTTCCTTTGAAGTTTTTCCGCCAAGAAGAGATGAAACTATCAAAAATTTAGACGCTATTTTAGAGGATTTAGGGCGATTAAGCCCTAATTTCATCAGCGTAACCTTTGGTGCAGGTGGCTCTATAAATTCGAAAAATACCATAGAAGTGGCAAGTCTTATCCAAGAAAAATACCAAATTCCTAGCATAGTGCATTTACCTTGCATACACTCAAGTAAAGAAAAAATTACAGCTATACTCAAAGAGTGCAAGCAAAGAGGGCTTAATAAAATTCTAGCCCTTAGAGGAGATGTGTGCGAGGGGCTAGAAAAGAGTAAGGATTTTTCTTATGCAAATGATTTAATTTCTTTTATCAAAAAGCAAGAAAATTTCGAAATTTACGCCGCTTGCTACCCTGAAAAACACAGCGAGGCTAAAAACATCATCGAGGATATTCATCATCTTAAAAATAAGGTAAATGTTGGCACAGATAAACTCATCACGCAACTTTTTTATGATAACGAGGACTTTTACGCTTTTAAGCAAAATTGTGCTTTAAGTGGTATAAAAGTGCCGATTTATGCGGGGATTATGCCTATTACAAACAAAAGGCAAATTTTAAAAATTTCACAACTTTGTGGGGCTAAAATCCCCACTAAATTTACTAAAATTTTAGAAAAATATGAAAACAATACCTTAGCCCTAGAAGACGCTGGCATCGCCTATGCGATAGACCAAATCGTTGATTTAATCACTAGCGGGGTGGATGGAATTCATCTTTATACTATGAATAAAACCAAAGCGGCTATAAGAATTTATGAAGCGGTAAAACATTTACCAAAAGAAGAAAACGAGGCTAAAAATGTGCTTTAA
- a CDS encoding TSUP family transporter, translating into MELELSAYAILFCVAIFAGFIDSIVGGGGLITIPALMASGIPPHLALATNKLQSVFGSFTAAATYFRSTTLPHLAWGVFFTALGAAFGTWSVLLIKDEHLKLIILIFLSLTFLYTAFKPSLGKRESEPKIHNIKIFHLIFGLTLGFYDGFLGPGTGSFWIFACVLFLGFNMKKASINTKILNFSSNIIALFIFLWLYDVLWLVGLLMGVGQVFGAFLGSKLVLKTNGKFIKVLFLVVVGATIIKVAWDYIGVKGET; encoded by the coding sequence GTGGAACTTGAATTAAGCGCTTATGCGATTTTATTTTGTGTTGCTATTTTTGCTGGTTTTATCGACTCTATTGTGGGTGGGGGTGGGCTTATTACTATCCCGGCTCTTATGGCAAGTGGTATCCCGCCACACCTTGCTTTAGCGACTAATAAGCTTCAAAGCGTTTTTGGCTCTTTTACAGCAGCAGCGACTTATTTTCGCTCTACCACTCTCCCACACCTTGCTTGGGGTGTGTTTTTTACAGCACTTGGGGCGGCTTTTGGGACTTGGAGCGTTTTGCTTATTAAAGATGAGCATTTAAAGCTTATTATTTTAATCTTTTTAAGCCTTACCTTTCTTTACACAGCCTTTAAGCCTAGCCTTGGTAAAAGAGAAAGTGAGCCTAAAATTCACAATATTAAAATTTTTCATCTCATTTTCGGGCTAACTTTAGGTTTTTACGATGGTTTTTTGGGTCCTGGGACGGGGTCTTTTTGGATTTTTGCTTGTGTGTTATTTTTGGGTTTTAATATGAAAAAAGCTAGCATTAACACGAAAATTCTCAATTTCTCAAGTAATATTATCGCCCTTTTTATCTTCCTTTGGCTTTATGATGTGCTGTGGCTTGTGGGACTTTTGATGGGTGTGGGACAGGTTTTTGGGGCGTTTTTAGGCTCAAAGCTTGTGCTAAAAACAAATGGGAAATTTATTAAAGTGTTATTTTTAGTTGTTGTGGGAGCGACGATTATTAAAGTAGCGTGGGATTATATTGGTGTCAAGGGGGAGACTTGA
- a CDS encoding TIGR02757 family protein → MLKAKLDALVSEKNTERGLKEFADPLQVAKRFSDSYIALMCALFSYGSAKNIMQFLESLDFTLIDKEEKKIIEGVKDLKYRFQTSEDIRQIFITFARLKKAYDLEEIFTKPYKKSGNITDGILNCIKEIYKINAYTSKGYMHFFGKVWKKEPTSPLKRYNMFLRWMVRKDELDLGLWKQISTKDLLIPLDTHTQKMALNLGLLERKSYDFKAVLKLTQKLKEFDPKDPIKYDFALYRLGQGGASGT, encoded by the coding sequence TTGCTAAAAGCTAAACTTGATGCCCTCGTAAGCGAGAAAAACACTGAAAGAGGCTTAAAAGAATTTGCCGACCCCTTGCAGGTGGCTAAACGATTTAGCGATTCTTATATCGCTTTGATGTGTGCTTTATTTTCTTATGGAAGTGCTAAAAATATTATGCAATTTTTAGAAAGCCTTGATTTTACTCTCATCGATAAAGAGGAAAAAAAGATTATAGAGGGCGTTAAAGACCTTAAATACCGCTTTCAAACAAGTGAGGATATTAGGCAAATTTTCATCACTTTTGCTAGACTTAAAAAAGCCTATGATTTAGAGGAAATTTTTACAAAGCCTTATAAAAAAAGTGGAAATATCACGGATGGAATTTTAAATTGCATTAAAGAAATTTATAAAATCAATGCTTACACGAGCAAGGGTTATATGCACTTTTTTGGCAAAGTGTGGAAAAAAGAGCCGACTTCTCCGCTTAAGCGTTATAATATGTTTTTGCGTTGGATGGTGCGTAAAGACGAGCTTGATTTAGGACTTTGGAAGCAAATTTCAACAAAAGATTTATTAATCCCTCTTGACACGCACACGCAGAAAATGGCGTTAAATTTAGGACTTTTAGAGCGTAAAAGCTACGATTTTAAAGCCGTTTTAAAACTTACGCAAAAATTAAAAGAATTTGACCCTAAAGATCCTATTAAATACGACTTCGCTCTTTATAGACTAGGGCAGGGGGGAGCTAGTGGAACTTGA
- the flgK gene encoding flagellar hook-associated protein FlgK, which yields MGIFATLHTGVTGLKASEVQIATTGNNISNANSTFYTRQRVVQTTNGYITTGGVQVGTGTAIESIVRLHDEHAYFKLKNASTQQEYTGYLGQVLEEISQRFPDLKNTGILNNLENYNKAWNDFASNPNENATKIALVNATKTLAESVNEAHSTLKKVQQKVNDDIKSTVEEINRIGEEIAHINKQIYGEEALPTDHANELRDRRDELELTLSKLVSAVASKNEIVQDNRFEQTITDPGHHYNLSIEGFSIVDGVNFHPLKLDYDDKNKSYSIYYQTPDEKIHDLTAKLKGGQLGAQLDLRGRDYDKLEGAYDNGILQGYIDSLNTFSKTLITETNNLYAGSAKNSATSDYLEGLTGDVPLMNYDRTIQAGTFDIVIYDEKGNEKVRKSITIDVTTTMNDLMRQIKANTDDNGNKNNQDDVDDFINASFSFDSKSNSGLFQINAKNGFKVSLEDKGTNFAGAFSVGGFFSGKDASDIRVKESLLSDPSTVRASKNGVDSGNDMANQIIQLQYNKVSFYNKDGTVDELTMEEYYRKFTGKIASDGENNNVIHKSNTTLYNSVYAEYQSKSGVNTNEELAALIQWQSSYGAAAKIVSTVDQMLDTLLGLKS from the coding sequence ATGGGTATCTTTGCGACCTTACATACAGGAGTTACAGGCTTAAAAGCGAGTGAAGTGCAAATCGCCACTACGGGTAATAATATCTCCAATGCCAATTCTACTTTTTATACTCGTCAAAGAGTTGTGCAAACGACAAATGGCTATATTACCACAGGCGGAGTGCAAGTTGGCACAGGAACGGCGATAGAAAGCATAGTGAGACTTCACGATGAACACGCTTATTTTAAGCTTAAAAATGCTAGCACTCAGCAAGAATACACAGGTTATTTAGGACAGGTTTTAGAAGAAATTTCGCAACGCTTTCCAGACCTTAAAAATACAGGGATTTTAAATAATTTAGAAAATTATAATAAGGCTTGGAACGATTTTGCATCTAATCCTAACGAAAACGCCACCAAAATAGCCCTTGTCAATGCGACTAAGACTTTAGCAGAAAGCGTTAATGAAGCACATAGCACACTTAAGAAAGTCCAGCAAAAGGTTAATGATGACATTAAATCCACCGTTGAGGAGATTAATCGCATCGGAGAGGAAATTGCTCACATTAATAAGCAAATTTATGGTGAGGAGGCTTTACCGACTGACCACGCGAACGAATTGAGAGATAGGCGTGATGAGCTTGAGCTTACACTTTCTAAACTTGTAAGTGCGGTAGCAAGTAAAAATGAAATTGTGCAAGATAATCGCTTTGAGCAGACTATAACCGACCCCGGACATCATTATAATCTTAGCATTGAGGGCTTTAGTATAGTTGATGGGGTGAATTTTCACCCCTTAAAGCTTGACTATGATGATAAAAATAAATCTTATAGTATTTATTATCAAACTCCAGATGAGAAAATTCACGACCTTACAGCTAAACTTAAGGGCGGTCAACTTGGAGCGCAGCTTGATTTAAGGGGGCGTGATTATGATAAGCTTGAGGGAGCTTATGATAATGGAATTTTGCAAGGTTATATCGACTCTTTAAATACCTTTTCAAAGACTTTAATAACCGAAACAAATAATCTTTACGCAGGTTCAGCTAAAAATTCGGCAACTTCGGATTATTTAGAGGGTTTAACGGGCGATGTGCCTTTAATGAATTACGATAGAACCATACAGGCGGGGACTTTTGATATTGTCATTTACGATGAAAAAGGTAATGAAAAGGTTAGAAAGAGCATTACCATCGATGTAACGACTACAATGAATGATTTAATGCGTCAAATCAAGGCTAACACAGATGATAATGGAAATAAAAATAACCAAGACGATGTCGATGATTTCATCAATGCGAGTTTTAGCTTCGATTCTAAAAGTAATAGCGGACTTTTTCAAATCAATGCCAAAAATGGCTTTAAAGTCTCTTTAGAGGATAAAGGCACAAATTTCGCTGGTGCTTTTAGTGTGGGGGGCTTTTTTAGCGGAAAAGATGCGAGTGATATTAGGGTTAAGGAAAGCCTTTTAAGCGACCCAAGCACGGTAAGAGCGAGTAAAAACGGCGTAGATAGTGGGAATGATATGGCAAATCAAATCATACAGCTTCAATATAACAAAGTTAGCTTTTACAATAAAGACGGCACGGTAGATGAGCTAACTATGGAGGAGTATTACCGCAAATTTACAGGTAAAATCGCAAGCGATGGGGAAAATAATAATGTGATTCATAAAAGTAACACAACCCTTTATAATTCTGTTTATGCCGAGTATCAAAGTAAAAGTGGGGTAAATACTAATGAGGAGTTAGCCGCACTTATCCAGTGGCAGTCAAGCTATGGTGCGGCGGCGAAAATCGTCTCCACAGTCGATCAAATGCTTGATACGCTACTAGGACTTAAATCTTAA
- a CDS encoding flagellar protein FlgN, protein MLKKCLDEVNAILAQMIELTEEDIKDIQVAKHDKVAPSVEAKNELITKFVAAKKELDAALVALNNSSTKGLSEMLDDEDKQKLDLLKQNLQTLHTKNKEYAKYVFIVKDFLDGLVNTMFDINGGTNNAYGDKEHIPEIFKMKV, encoded by the coding sequence ATGCTAAAAAAATGCTTAGATGAGGTTAATGCTATCTTAGCACAGATGATAGAATTAACCGAAGAGGATATTAAAGACATACAAGTTGCCAAGCACGACAAGGTCGCTCCTAGTGTCGAGGCTAAAAATGAACTCATTACCAAATTTGTAGCAGCTAAAAAAGAACTTGATGCAGCTTTAGTGGCTTTAAATAACAGCTCTACAAAGGGACTTAGCGAAATGCTTGACGATGAGGACAAGCAAAAGCTTGATCTACTTAAACAAAATCTTCAAACCTTACATACTAAAAATAAAGAATACGCCAAATATGTCTTCATAGTAAAAGATTTTTTAGACGGCTTGGTAAATACAATGTTTGACATCAATGGTGGAACAAATAATGCTTATGGAGATAAAGAGCATATCCCAGAAATTTTTAAAATGAAAGTGTAA
- a CDS encoding flagellar biosynthesis anti-sigma factor FlgM yields MINPIQQSYVASASLNNTSKVEREAKTEQSQKVENDRVSKIAEQIKNGTYQVDLKATAAAVADSLI; encoded by the coding sequence ATGATAAATCCTATACAACAAAGTTATGTCGCTAGTGCTTCTTTAAACAATACTAGCAAGGTCGAAAGAGAAGCAAAAACAGAGCAAAGTCAAAAGGTAGAAAACGATAGAGTTTCTAAAATAGCTGAGCAAATTAAAAATGGCACATATCAAGTTGATTTAAAAGCCACAGCAGCGGCGGTAGCAGACTCTTTAATCTAA
- a CDS encoding flagellar basal body P-ring protein FlgI yields MKFLLSLCAFSAMLFAVPIKEVANTVGVRDNQLIGYGLVVGLNGSGDGTSSKFTLQSVSNLLQGMNIKVDPADIKSKNTAAVMVTAKLPAFAKSGDKLDITVSSLGDAKSLQGGTLLLTALRGIDGEIYAIAQGSLSTGGLTARPGGAGSHSTAASVMGGANVEREIPQNFNENTDLTLSLKTADFKTAHDIERVLNSVFDESVARAIDSRTIKLNKPEEFSAVEFMARVLEQDIAYTPQSKVIIDERTGTVIAGVDVEVEPVLITHKDITIKIDPNNQNAVAQNEIDMKDGGAIDPASNTLRISNPKTTVANIARMLNKLGATPNDIIAIMENLKRAGAINADLEVI; encoded by the coding sequence ATGAAATTCTTATTAAGTCTTTGTGCCTTTAGCGCAATGCTTTTTGCAGTGCCTATTAAGGAAGTAGCTAACACCGTGGGCGTTAGGGATAATCAGCTCATAGGATATGGTCTTGTTGTAGGACTTAATGGCAGTGGCGATGGCACAAGCTCTAAATTTACCTTACAATCCGTTTCAAATCTCTTGCAAGGTATGAATATTAAAGTCGATCCAGCCGACATCAAATCCAAAAATACCGCTGCAGTTATGGTTACAGCAAAACTTCCAGCCTTTGCAAAAAGTGGCGATAAGCTTGACATCACTGTTTCATCTTTAGGTGATGCGAAATCTTTACAAGGTGGCACACTTTTACTCACAGCTTTAAGAGGGATTGACGGAGAAATTTATGCCATAGCACAAGGCTCGCTTTCTACTGGAGGACTTACAGCTAGACCGGGTGGGGCAGGCTCACACTCCACAGCTGCAAGTGTGATGGGCGGAGCAAATGTTGAAAGAGAAATTCCGCAAAATTTTAATGAAAATACCGACTTAACCTTAAGTCTTAAAACGGCGGATTTTAAAACAGCTCACGATATAGAAAGAGTTTTAAATAGCGTTTTTGATGAAAGCGTGGCAAGGGCTATTGATTCCCGCACGATTAAGCTTAATAAGCCTGAAGAATTTAGTGCAGTGGAATTTATGGCTCGTGTTTTAGAGCAAGATATAGCCTATACTCCACAAAGTAAAGTTATCATCGATGAAAGAACAGGCACTGTGATAGCGGGCGTTGATGTGGAGGTTGAGCCTGTGCTAATCACGCATAAGGATATTACGATTAAAATCGACCCAAATAACCAAAACGCCGTAGCACAAAATGAAATCGATATGAAGGACGGAGGGGCTATTGATCCAGCTTCAAATACCCTTAGAATTTCAAATCCAAAAACAACGGTGGCAAATATCGCAAGAATGCTTAATAAATTAGGTGCTACGCCAAATGACATTATCGCCATAATGGAAAATTTAAAGCGCGCAGGTGCTATCAATGCGGACTTAGAGGTGATATAA